The window GGAAATCCGGCCACTGTAGAAAAGCTACTGGAAGGCGTTATCCGCTAAGGTTTACCAGTAGCCTTTTAACCAACAGCAGCTGGATTATAACATTGCTGTATTACCTCCGTTCCACAGTTGTTGCCAATGAGCCGGCTTTCATATCCAGTGCAAACCAGATAAAATGAGCGATCAGAAAAACTAGGAATCCATACAGGGTAGTGATGGAGGAGACCTTGATACCCCCAGCTAAAATTTGCTGCGATACCTCTCCCATTTTCGAAATCATTTTCATGGCTTCATACAAACCTATCAGCTGTCCCAATATGCCCGTTACCAGGGCCAGCATACCAAAGAACCTGATGTAATACAGGCTGCCCGGTGTGGGAACTACACCCTTACCATAAACAAGGGAAGCTCCTTTTGCAGCAAAAAATAGCATGGCGAGGGCCAGCAAAGTAATAAGGCTCATAAACAGCCATCCGCCTTCAATAAATAGATCAAACATAAGAAATAGGGTTTGTGAATAAACTTTTCCTAATCCTACGAAACAAAAAGTTACTATTTACAGCACATCGGTCAATAGCACCGGTTTGTCGACAGATGACTCATTTATCATAATAATCCTCCCTTTAGGTAAACTACCATCGGAAAAGTGTAAGTCACCGACTTTTAAGGAAATTAAGCGTAATATTTCGCATTTTAGGGAAAGAACTGAATTTTGCATGCAGCAGACCCTTTTTTACAATTTCCTGAACAGTGGTAAAACCAGGCAACTAGCTGGCAGGCTCCTGCTACATTTGCTGTTCTGGTTCGCTGTGGCTGTGTTTCTGGTTTACTTTTTCGGTCATTTTACAGCAGACTACCGCTACACCTCTGTCTTTGTATGTCTGCTGATGCCAATTGCCATTGGCACCACCTACCTGATCAACTATTTCCTGATTCCG of the Flammeovirgaceae bacterium 311 genome contains:
- a CDS encoding biopolymer transport protein (COG0811 Biopolymer transport proteins), encoding MFDLFIEGGWLFMSLITLLALAMLFFAAKGASLVYGKGVVPTPGSLYYIRFFGMLALVTGILGQLIGLYEAMKMISKMGEVSQQILAGGIKVSSITTLYGFLVFLIAHFIWFALDMKAGSLATTVERR